One region of Salvia miltiorrhiza cultivar Shanhuang (shh) chromosome 3, IMPLAD_Smil_shh, whole genome shotgun sequence genomic DNA includes:
- the LOC131015689 gene encoding uncharacterized protein LOC131015689 yields the protein MEMGLPRLLLPANFLYKFQPFSPIRSRTKQLNSSPNTQLISAKYRTNSSQLKSATSCKIAKRVVILFKDSHHSRILIKVHLIEGFSTDFTRRELCKIYLQACYQG from the exons ATGGAAATGGGTCTTCCACGTCTTCTTCTTCCTGCCAATTTCCTCTATAAATTTCAGCCATTCTCGCCCATTCGATCACGCACAAAGCAGCTTAACTCTTCACCCAACACACAACTCATATCTGCAAAATATCGAACCAATTCATCACAGCTCAAATCTGCTACCTCCTGCAAAATAGCAAAGAGAGTTGTAATCCTCTTTAAAG ATTCACATCATAGCAGAATTCTCATAAAG GTCCACTTGATAGAAGGCTTTAGCACTGATTTTACAAGAAGAGAATTGTGCAAGATTTATCTACAGGCTTGTTATCAAG gttga
- the LOC131018564 gene encoding uncharacterized protein LOC131018564: MAGERGRGPNPEEHVPLIIPERSVEERFRKHNPPTFDGLGDPLDTERWVRATERILNHVGCGDREKLTCAIFQLVDEAEFWWESVRRTLTPEQWEAYTWNDFKERLYEKYIPGCYRKKKQDEFWNLRQGNMTVTEYDRMFNQLSRYAPHLVDTDEKSTCRLEVKFISQGI, translated from the coding sequence ATGGCTGGAGAAAGAGGAAGAGGGCCTAACCCTGAAGAACATGTGCCACTAATTATACCAGAGCGTAGTGTGGAAGAAAGATTTCGCAAGCATAATCCACCAACTTTTGATGGCCTCGGTGATCCTCTGGATACCGAGAGATGGGTAAGAGCTACTGAAAGGATACTCAACCATGTTGGCTGTGGGGATAGGGAGAAACTAACATGCGCAATTTTCCAACTTGTTGATGAGGCTGAATTCTGGTGGGAATCGGTGCGACGAACCTTGACCCCTGAGCAATGGGAGGCGTATACGTGGAACGATTTTAAGGAAAGATTGTATGAAAAGTATATCCCTGGatgctataggaagaagaaacagGATGAGTTTTGGAATTTAAGACAGGGAAATATGACAGTCACTGAGTACGACCGAATGTTTAACCAGCTTTCGCGATATGCTCCGCATCTAGTTGACACAGACGAGAAAAGTACGTGCAGACTAGAAGTCAAGTTTATTAGCCAAGGTAtttaa
- the LOC131015690 gene encoding uncharacterized protein LOC131015690 isoform X2 — MEMGLPRLLLPANFLYKFQPFSPIRSRTKQLNSSPNTQLISAKYRTNSSQLKSATSCKIAKRVVILFKDSHHSRILIKVERQMVTCEAEGGCCCISK; from the exons ATGGAAATGGGTCTTCCACGTCTTCTTCTTCCTGCCAATTTCCTCTATAAATTTCAGCCATTCTCGCCCATTCGATCACGCACAAAGCAGCTTAACTCTTCACCCAACACACAACTCATATCTGCAAAATATCGAACCAATTCATCACAGCTCAAATCTGCTACCTCCTGCAAAATAGCAAAGAGAGTTGTAATCCTCTTTAAAG ATTCACATCATAGCAGAATTCTCATAAAG gttgagcggcAGATGGTGACGTGCGAAGCTGAGGGAGGGTGTTGCTGTATTTCCAAATGA
- the LOC131015693 gene encoding dynamin-related protein 4C-like encodes MSSSTLVEPLPSMKIREHHRQQEPDESKQSLALVSINGGGGTASSAPLVSSYNDRIRPLLDAVDRLRHLKITQEGIQLPTIVVVGDQSSGKSSVLESLAGISLPRGQGICTRVPLIMRLQNHQNPQPELFLEFNGKVVPTDEDHIAHAIVVATDEIAGQGKGISNHPLTLVVKKRGVPDLTMVDLPGITRVPVHGQPEDIYEQVSGIIMEYITPEESIILNVLSASVDFSTCESIRMSQRVDKTGQRTLAVVTKADRSPEGLLEKVTSDDVNIGLGYICVRNRIGEESYEEARAEEAALFHTHPQLSKISKSMVGVPILAHKLVQVQAKIIVKCLPEIVRKINEKLSSNVEDLNKLPRNMTNVAEAMTAFMHVLGAAKESLRKIMLRGEFNEYPNDKEMHCTARLTEMLNQYSQDLQSLGGAEEPKVAFLVKEMSVLEESKSIGLPNFLPRAAFMTLFQGKVNALSLAPVEFLDKMWSYIEKVVVAVLMQKAENYPQLLSSTRKAAQNLVATNKHKSVAWVTDMVEMEKVSDYTCHPDYSASWNKLMSHQKEFKEILGDPNRAPRLNMEGFGVVEVGHLRSLGVVVQEAFDIKMRLTAYWKIVLRRMVDFMALHLLFTIQNLINRDMEAEIINEIVGAQGNGLEKMLEESPGVAEKKERLKNSIRLLNESKEVVSNIMDQISALSMGK; translated from the exons ATGTCATCATCTACATTAGTAGAGCCGTTGCCCTCGATGAAGATACGCGAACACCATCGCCAACAAGAGCCAGACGAATCTAAGCAAAGTTTGGCTCTGGTGAGCATCAATGGTGGTGGTGGAACAGCCTCCTCCGCCCCGCTCGTGTCGTCGTACAACGACAGGATCCGCCCACTGCTCGACGCCGTGGACAGGCTCCGCCACCTTAAAATCACGCAGGAAGGCATCCAGCTTCCGACCATCGTCGTCGTCGGCGATCAGTCGTCGGGAAAATCAAGCGTCCTCGAATCCCTCGCCGGAATTAGTCTCCCAAGAGGGCAAGGCATCTGTACGAGAGTCCCTCTCATTATGAGGCTTCAAAATCATCAGAATCCTCAACCGGAGCTCTTCTTGGAGTTCAACGGAAAAGTAGTCCCCACTGATGAGGATCACATCGCCCACGCCATTGTTGTGGCCACCGACGAGATCGCCGGCCAGGGTAAGGGCATCTCCAATCATCCCCTCACTCTGGTCGTGAAGAAGAGAGGCGTACCCGATCTCACCATGGTCGATCTCCCCGGAATCACTCGAGTTCCGGTTCACGGCCAGCCGGAAGACATCTACGAGCAGGTTTCCGGTATAATAATGGAGTACATCACGCCGGAGGAGAGCATCATTTTGAATGTGTTATCGGCAAGCGTGGATTTCTCCACGTGCGAGTCCATCAGGATGTCTCAGCGCGTCGACAAAACAGGGCAGCGGACTCTCGCCGTCGTCACCAAAGCGGATAGATCGCCGGAGGGTCTCCTCGAGAAGGTGACGTCCGACGACGTCAACATCGGCCTCGGTTACATCTGCGTGAGGAACCGCATCGGTGAAGAGTCATATGAAGAGGCACGTGCTGAGGAGGCTGCTCTTTTCCACACGCATCCTCAGCTCTCCAAGATCAGCAAGTCCATGGTCGGAGTCCCCATCCTCGCGCACAAGCTGGTTCAGGTGCAGGCAAAGATCATCGTCAAATGCCTGCCGGAAATCGTGAGGAAGATCAACGAGAAGCTGTCGTCGAACGTGGAGGATCTGAACAAGCTGCCGCGGAACATGACCAACGTGGCCGAAGCTATGACGGCGTTCATGCACGTGCTCGGCGCCGCCAAGGAGTCGCTCAGGAAGATCATGCTGAGGGGCGAATTCAACGAGTACCCAAACGACAAAGAGATGCACTGCACGGCTAGGCTCACGGAGATGCTCAACCAATATTCTCAG GATTTGCAATCTCTGGGCGGTGCGGAAGAGCCCAAGGTTGCCTTCCTTGTTAAGGAGATGAGCGTTTTGGAGGAGAGCAAATCCATAGGTTTGCCTAATTTTCTACCCAGGGCTGCTTTCATGACTCTGTTTCAGGGAAAGGTGAATGCCTTATCACTGGCACCAGTTGAATTCTTGGACAAGATGTGGAGCTACATCGAGAAGGTGGTGGTTGCTGTGCTGATGCAGAAAGCGGAGAACTACCCGCAGCTGCTCTCCTCCACGAGAAAGGCGGCGCAGAATCTGGTGGCTACCAACAAGCACAAGTCGGTGGCTTGGGTGACTGACATGGTGGAGATGGAGAAGGTAAGCGACTACACCTGCCACCCCGACTACTCCGCCTCGTGGAACAAGCTCATGTCTCACCAGAAGGAGTTCAAGGAGATCCTCGGGGACCCCAACAGGGCTCCGAGGCTCAACATGGAGGGATTCGGAGTGGTGGAGGTGGGGCACTTGAGGAGCCTAGGGGTTGTGGTGCAGGAGGCATTCGACATCAAGATGAGGCTCACCGCGTATTGGAAGATCGTGCTGCGGAGGATGGTGGACTTCATGGCGCTGCATCTGCTCTTCACCATTCAGAACCTCATAAACAGGGACATGGAGGCCGAGATTATAAACGAGATTGTAGGAGCGCAGGGGAATGGGCTGGAGAAGATGCTGGAGGAGTCTCCCGGTGTTGCTGAGAAGAAGGAGAGGTTGAAGAATAGTATAAGGCTGCTCAATGAGTCCAAGGAGGTTGTGTCGAACATCATGGACCAGATTTCTGCGCTCAGCATGGGGAAGTAG